In Bactrocera neohumeralis isolate Rockhampton unplaced genomic scaffold, APGP_CSIRO_Bneo_wtdbg2-racon-allhic-juicebox.fasta_v2 cluster10, whole genome shotgun sequence, the genomic stretch atagaaaatttataaagaattttgcAGCCATCGTCAAACCACTGACTACGTTCCTCAGAGGAGAGAACGGTGGCATATCAAAGAATcaaagtgcaaaaataaaaatcactttaGACGAACCTGCACTAAAAGCACTGAACATAATAAAAGAAGAACTACAAGCCCAGGTCGAACTCTTCCAACCAAATTTTAACAAACCTTTCGAATTAACCACAGATGCTAGCAATTACGCTATAGGAGCCGTATtatcccaaaaccaaaaacccATATCATTTATTTCACGAACGCTCAGTGAAACAGAACAGAATTACTCCACAAATGAGAAAGAGTTACTCGCAATTGTATGGTCACTACAGAAACTACGCAACTACTTGTATGGTATAGCAGATTTAACAATATACACCGACCATCAATCTCTAATATTCTCCATATCAGAAAAAAACcccaatacaaaattaaaaagatggaaaaatttcattgaagaatATGGTGCAAAAATCGTTTACAAACCCGGACATCAGAACGTGGTCGCTGATGCCCTTTCTCGTCAGCAAATAAACAACACTTTAAATTCTGATGACTCCCAACATTCAGCACAAAGCTCACCAACACAAAGACTCAAACGAGTAAAAAAACCAGTAAACTCCTTTAGAAACCAAATTATTGTAAAACGGTCAGATCAGAACCCCATCGAAATATTCTcacaaaacatattttctaacAGCCGACACACGATCTTTTTTAATACGAAAACTGTATTACTAGATAgactaaaaaatgtaattagacCAAAGATAACTAATGCTATACAAATAGACGAGCAAATGTTATTTTACGTCGAAAATGACATTATCAACACATTTCCAACTGTATCGATTGTACTAGCGCAAAAATTGGTGGACGATATTACCGAAACCGAACAACAAGAACAGATCATACAAGACACACACAGACGTGCTCAcagaaactacaaaaacaacgcaCAGGAAATCTCGCTCAGATACTACTGGCCAAACATACGTGACGCTTGTAAAAAAGAAGTACAAAACTGCGAAATCTGCCTCACAAACAAGTATGAACGCCGACCAAATAAACAACCAATAGGATCAGCACCGATACCGAACAAAGTAGGCGAATACATACACTTAGACTTATTTTTTATGAGCAACAATATGTACATTAGTTCAACCgacaaatattccaaattcTGCCATTTGAGACAAATACCATCAAAGAAagacacatacaaatatgttgaCGAGATACTGTCACAAATATACCCAAACGCAAAGTTTGTAATGACTGATAACGAGTCAACATTTACTGGCATATGTGCACAACAAATATACAAGCGATTACAAATAACGCATACCAAAACTCCAGCCTATCATTCGACAACAAACGGTCAAGTTGAAAGAACGCATAGCACAATTATCGAACTCACAAAAGTATTAGCGCATCAACACAGTTCGGCTCCTGACGATCAGATATTTGAAGCAGTCCGACAGTACAACAAAACAATCCATTCGGTAACCAACCACAAACCCGAGGACGTGTTTTTTAATCAAAGGGAATATCCTGGCATCAAAGAGCGTCTTCAACAAAACCAACAGAGAGTTTTGCGATACCATAACCGTAATCGGAAACAGCTCAAATACAAAGAAGGAGAGGTAATATATTCAAAAACGCATAGACGaaacaaaaacggaaaaaatacGTGAAACACATAGTAAAAAAAGACAACGGAGAAACAATAACGaccaataaaaaagtaattatccATAAAGACAATATCAGAGCAAAAGCATGTACGGAATAGTATTTACCTTACTTTTCTCTATCGCACTTTGCGACAATATTATAGATTTAAGCCATAGGAAATATGTACTAGTAGAAACTGATCCTGTTTACATTTATCAGGATACAGCTTTCTTGTATCACATATCCAATCTCTCAAAAATATTGGCGCCATACGAAAGTATAATGAAATCATCATTCAATCTAGAAGACCAACCCCAAACTCAAATTTTAGTAAACAAAATCGAAACTCTGAAAACTCAACTCATTCCCAATATTTATAGATCCAAAAGATCACTTAACTTTCTTGGTTCCATGTTAAAATTCATCACGGGCACACCAGACCACGATGACCTTGTGGAAATAAAAACTTCACTTTGCTAATAGAGAACaataataagcaaaaattaattaattcacagTTCGAAAGAATACTCGAAAGCCTTGATCCCAAAGCAATAACCGAAAACATTGTTATATCAGAAGTTTATAATGAACTCAAATCAATAACTAAcactataaattttgcaaaaactaataatttctaTTCTggcacattaaatttgaaagacGTGTACGATTTAATAAACCATGAAAAGTTAGATCTtccaataattaatatattagaaTATGCCGACATTCATATATGTTACCTACAACAAGCAATTATAACAATATACAAATATCCTATCCTTGAAACTAAATGTAGCTTATTTAATGTATATCCTTTAGCATATAAGCatggtaaaattaatttagaccCTAAGATCGCAAAGTGTAACGATTATCAAAGAATATCTAAATGTAGAAATTATATGGGTAACTTTATTTGTAAATCAGAACCCGCTGACAAttgtactataaaaatattagaagacAAAACAGCACAATGCGAAACAACCCACGAAAATAATGCTCCACTTCGCATCCTAGAGAATGGATACATTTTGACAGATTACCAGCATACTTGGAACAACATGCATATATCAGGCCCTAAATTGATACACTTCAATGAATCCACGAACATCGATAACATGACATATTACAATCATCAAAGACAACTCAGAGAAATAATACACAATCAACACAACGAAAAACTTGAAGTACTCCGTATCCTTTCTTCAAACTCAATATACAAATTCAGCAATATCCAAACACTCTCAACATTTTTGATACCTATTGTAGAAAATCCAGTACATTTTACGTTCTTCATCATAATAGGATTCCTTACTTTAGTAGTCACCACTTACGGTATGGTACACCTCTGCCGATATCGCGTAAATAGAAGAATGCTTCACAGACAAAAGCAAATTGACGAAATATACGAAGTCGAATTGAATCgtcttcaacaacaacaatctgtAGCAGCATAGCGAGGACGCTCCGTTTTAAGAAGGAGGGGAGTTAACGACATAGCCTCGCTCCGggtcacacacactcacatacacctTATCTCCTAATATACATTCCGAACAAAGGCGAACTATGTATGTAAACCGATAGAACTCGCTTTGACATGCACTATCAGTCGAACAATAGAAATGAACATGCATTATCTAGAAAGGCATTCTCAACATGTAAACAACAAACATCTGGCAATGGAATAATCCACTGCGATAACCAACTCCGCATCTCAAGTAATAGCAAGATAGCAGATATCGAATTACGACAAAGAAGTCGCATGCAGATAACAGCAGCCGCATTTCATTAGTATAAATAGCTGTAAGATCTTATATTAAAAATCAGTTCTTAAGAATATCAATAAAGGCACGCATTTTggcgtataaataaaattgtttaaattcttGAACTCATATCGTGTAAACGATATTAACTCGGGTCTATGGGCTGCCGACCACTGATGTACATGGGTAACATGTTTAAACGAAGAAAAGTTCCTCCAGTCACTTCAATCCTTCCAATCGCTAATAGTGAATAAAGAACAAAATCTTTATCACAAAACTTTGGGTGAACACTTTGAACAACAAATGGAACAACTTTTTGTAGGATTTTCCAAAGCATTTACGGACGCGCAATTAGCTGCTGCAATTGTAGTGTTCCCGAAAATTGCTTAACATAAGTATTTTCaagtacacccaactctttttttatacGGATtatttttacacggatttgaagttacacggttggGCACGATTACGGTTTTTccggcgccgcgatttgatggtACGGATGGATAGAGGGggtcctcaggattaaaaaatgtttacacaTATACCGTCCTCAGACgcatagtttccgagatatttcactttaaagttccacaattttacatgcaatttagtcctattttgttttgttttgtttttcttcacaTGTCATTACAAGTAccagtgttgccacatattatgttttaaaaaaactatgaaaaatttttctttttaacatttataaagaaaatgatACAAACGgtttttgtatattatgttaattgataaataaagataaaaaataacattcctttgtgtcgaactactttctgcactggcggccttcggccgcacttcaaaaaaaataaccctcatcGATCGAACACCGGGGCATTCATAGTTCCTTTGTGTCGAACTACTTTCTGCACTGGCGGCCtacggccgcgcttcaaaaaaaataaccttcATCGATCGAACACCGGGGTATTCATAGTTCTTTTGTGTCGAACTACTTTCTGcactggcggccttcggccgcgcttcaaaaaaaataaccctcatcGATCGAACACCGGGGTATTCATAGTTCCTTTGTGTCGAACTACTTTCTGcactggcggccttcggccgcgcttcaaaaaaaataaccctcatcCACAAAGTATGGCAACACTGCTATTTGTCATAAATGTAAACACGCAAATCACTTGAAACTTTGAatgtgcaaaataatttttaaagtatatttattttcttaaaaaatatacaattagtgtaaatttttgataaatacgAATGTGTacagtgtaattaaatatatattaattaaaaaatatgtgaaaagtgGGTTAAACATAGTGAAATAACGAGCATTGttcttacaaatttttgaactttaaagtgaaatatctcggaaactatgcGTCTGAGGAcggtatatgtgtataaattttttaatgctgaggacctcctctatccatccgtaccatcaaatcgcggcgccggaaaaatcgaaatattacccacggttgaaaaaaaaaattttattaaaaacttttaatctagtacggtttcaaaatcactgtcttgtaattatcTTACCACAAttagcaccattgctgaaatgaacatacatagtagtaactgggaaatcaacttattcgataactcttacctacacattttgttcggagaaaaaaattaaaaaaaagaaaaatgtaagttttaaattaaaaataaatatgttatagtttgaattcaattaaaagttttaatatttaatattatcaattaaaacttttaattgaattcaaactataatatatttgttaccagtaaaataatttttaatgcgaTTTCTGCAGGTCCAAAGTAATTACCACCAAGCAACAATATGCACTAATGGTTGAGCTGTTACAGCAAAAACTTGAAATGGCGCAGGGTTTTACCAAGTGCCCTAAAGAAGAAGTGGCAGCTTTTTGGAACAATATGGCGGAAGAACTCAATAGTGTTGGTCCGCCTATCAAGGATATTTCCAGCTGGAAGAAGGTAATATAATAAAGTTGTAGATTTTAGTGTTGTAACAGGATAATTTaaagcttgtttttttttattttgtattaggTATGGCTTGACTGGAAGGCctatataaaaaggaaattagttgaaaataaaaaggagCAGTCAGCTACTGGTGGCGGCAGAAATAGGCAGCACCATTTCCATGAATTGGAGGAAGCGGTGATCACACTAACGGCATTGCAAACAAGCACAAGTGGTATTGAGAATACAGTGAGCATCGGCTTACCTATTGTAGCCGACGTGGGCTATGAGACAGAGGCTGACGTATCAATGCCATCAGTGACCTGCAGTCCAGCACTGCCTAGACGTACTACTAGGCCACCGGAAACATCTACAGCCGATTTAATTAAagagaaatttaatattcaaaaagaatttcAAGAAAAGATTATTGATAAGTTGGACGATCTCTCTTTACGTATGCGACGAGTAGGCAGAGCATTGGAAAtgcaaaatgatttaaaaaaagcgGAAGTGGAAGAAATTAGAGGGCACAACATAGCTATGGAGAATTTGAAAGCTGCTAAAAATTCCATTAAACAGAAAATGTTAGAGGTAGAGGAGAAAAAATTGCAAGCCatgacaaaaaataattaaattaattaaataaatacctaCTTAGttgaaactataaatattttgtgttaatatttatttaggataTTATACTCGGGTAAGTGTTGCACATATAGCTTCTCTGATTTGTGAAGCTGCATCATTATAAGTTGATGAAAGAATTTCATTACTTTCTGTGAAAATATTTGGTtccgaattattttctaaactttCATCATTCACGCGATAGTGAATGCAAACGTTGTGTAACACTGCCGCAACATTAACGATTTGAGGTGCCTTCCATGGCTCGTAGTGAAGCTCACGAGCACCCAGAAGGCAtctaaatcgatttttaaaaactCCTATTGTTCTTTCAACGATATTTCTCGCTTTTgcatgtattttattatatttctcttCTGGGCTTCCTGAGGGAGGGGTACGGAATGGTGTCATTAACCATGGTTCTAAGGCATATCCAGCATCTCCtgtacaaatatacaattttgggaatttttgtaatatatatgtttgtatgtataatacccAAAAGCCAACTGTTTCGTTCACCATCGAGGTACTTTTTCTCATGAAAATAACGAGCATTGCTGACATTCCATATGTGGGAGTCGTGATTGCTGCCAGGAAACTGAGCATTCACATAgcgtattttcattttattgtcaCATATCTGCAAAACATTGATTAAGACGTTTGAAATGCGAATTTGTCACCAAACTTACAATCATGGCATTGATACTAAAGTATCCTTTGCGGTTATAATAGAGAAACTTATCTTTAGTTGGAGCAACGATTTTAATATGTGTCCCGTCTACACATAAAATTGCGCCTGGAAATCCGTATTTCTgataaaaatcctttttcgcTTCACTTTTTTCAACGTTACTTAACTCGAGGTTTATCCACTGAGGGCACAAATGGGACTGAAGCAATCCCAATACCTCTTTTAAGATGCAACAAAATGTTGACTGAACCATTGGAATATCAAAGTCTTTACCCACTCCATGCCGATAGCCTCCTTCAGCTAAAAACCGTATAACCGAAGACAATCGATGAAGTAAAGATATAGATGACGATCTTGAAGAACTTGCATTCCTCTCTAGAACATCGAGGACATACGTAAAGGCCGCCTTATTTAACCgatagtttttaataaacctgttttagaaaaataattttaataaaatttaacaatgaaTTTTTGTGGACTTTTGAACTGTACATTGTTTCGTCCACATCGAAAGGGTTGCTCTTGTCCCTCAGTGATTTTCGGTGAATTTTTAGATCTCGCCGACTTCTCTCACGTTCTTCCTCaagcaacataaataaaaacgttagcgaatacatattttgttcgtaaaatcaatttgaatacaaattattaatcaaaatttaaattttttcttctacacagctgatttcgaaatgtcaaaattcaaaGTTAAGTCTGGCAACAAAAGTTTCGAATTCACATGGATTCAATGATAGCAAATTATGCGTATTCGTAGCGGACATTCGTATTCGTAGCTTCGCTACGATGGATTGCGTGATAGGGCTGAATGTCTTGGGGCTTGCTAATCGAAGCAATTGATACCCTGATTGAACGGGGGGTTAATTCCTTTCTCATTCTTGAGAAAATGCAAATGACGACGTTTACGCTTTTTTCGATAGATGTGACGCAAAATATTTCGGAgaacgcataaaatttaaagccGGTTTGAGGGAGTGGCGAAAAAAAAAGGTAAGatgattctttaatttttaaattgtcaaTTCAGTTTATAGAGCGGTATGCACAACACAAGTAATCGctcaagaaaaaactttaattttgctCTAAAAGCCaaatttgaagtaattttaatttgaaagttAGTGTGTggattttctttataaaatgccCTTCAAACTGCATCTTGCATGAGCAGGTTTGCCCCAGGAAGTTTTTCTTGAGGGGGTCAAATTTGGCTTTTAgagcaaaactaaaattttttcttgagcGATTTCTTACGATCTGCGCTCATATACCTACAGACATATCGTCGCTCGCTTGCCAATAGCACGAATGTGCCAAAATAATAGTTTTCTGGAAGCACGTTTAAAATTTGACTGTTTTCGaaattcaatacatttttctaCATATTGTTTTTTGCTTGCAAATTGCAGTAGCTTTCTGTTACTTTTGCTTACTTTTGCTTTCTGTTACATTTCACTTTAGATtctaaaatattacatatagaCCAATCAATGCCTAATTCAGTGGTTTGATTAGctcaaaactgaaaaaagggCACATTCGTTTTTCTAGCAAGCGAGCGACGATATGTATATCAAGGGCTGAGTGGAAGATCGCACTATATCAAAAGAAAGTGTACATtctaaaattgcaatttttcgctattttttatgaaagcaaCCGCAACAgtttaatgcaaattttgttaattaaatttaataactttgtAGAAAATTCAGGAAAATTGGACgaattttcatcaaatttttctcaatttttgccaaaattttttggattttttccgAGTATGTAACTTTGTAGTTCTATAAATTTCAGTACTACCtcatttttgccaattttttatatcatcTATAACATGAAAAAAGGCAGAGAGCGGCTAGGAAAAAAATCAGTTAGTACTTacttttatactaaaatttaaagaactaCACACTCAGTCATTCACTCGCAAACTCACTGATTTATAGTAGTATAAGTAAGAAGCAAGATAATCTACTCATTTCTGTTTTTAAGGGTATTCCATTTATTTGTGACCAGGAGACACAGACTGCAAACACCGAAGTCTTAGATTGGCTGAAAAAAATATCCAGTGATTTGTCTTCCGTCAAATCGCCTCAAACGAAGAATTTCAATCTACGCGAGCTTTTAAAAACGTCAGTAAAGGGACAACTTGCTTTAAGTTATCCAGAAAGGCATGGCTACTTGGGCagtagaaaccaaaaaaatttaacacattGCTCGTTGACAACTATATTGGTTTAGGACGCAAAATGCAATACTCAGATATGAGGGAATGGGCGAATGAAATTGTTGCGGTATTCCCTAAAGAAAAAAAGGTAATTGCACGAATTCCATTACAACtactaaaaacttacaaaaattttttgtgactcttatataatgtatattatgtattatatataatattgggaattttactttttgaaaagaaaaatgggaaaaaagaaTCCGAGTGGTAAATTGTTCTCGCGTTGGGCTAATGTCATAAAGTTGGAAAACAAAGCCAATTCTGTTACTCAGGAAGCTCATGAAGATGTTTTTGACGGTATGCAATACTTTTTACTCctactttataaaataatttgttgttttaacaatatttaatttaacttcttgCACTGCAGATAACGTTTTGGGAAAACGTGTTGGTTGGCACATAACTGCACACCTtgggaaaaagttaaaaagttttggGAAGATACATGCACGTTTAGAAATAAATGTAAGGGATCTCTGTCGGATTGCTAGCAGTAATCCTTCCTATCTTAAAAGCGGAAGTTAAAGACCAAGCCAGCCGAGAGTTACTACTTTCGAAACTCCTTTACAAAGATTTATCAAATGGTAAGAAAACATGCAAgctatacatacaatattaaaatattaatatattgaattaatttataatttcagatTCTAAATATTGCATTGTGTTGTTACTGCTCCATGCGGTTCTTCAACCACAGCGCTAGAGTAAAACCCACAAACCAACGATTGGTGACGCTTAATCAGAGTTTATAAGACTAGCACCAAATGATATATTACCAAAGATTTCGTCCAAAATTGAGCAATACGCGATTAAAAAACAGCAATTGCAGCCTCACATCATTGCAGTAGGTGAGgactatacaagtatatcagcATTCTTTATATTTTGCGACGGACTTAAGTGGACTTTAACGAAATGCGTCGACTGTattattaagttaagttatgtaaTCCAAATTGAATATTCTCATAACAGCAAGCAAGTTTGGGTATTTTTAGAACAATACTTTTTTGGGCTTAAAGGTGGCTGTAAACGGTGAGAGTAATTCTTATGAGAATATATAATTTGCCTCATCCTCATCGTGTACACAGCGTTGAGAACGCATTCTCATTCTCAACATAGAGCCTTAtcacacgaagcaacttttgttgcggcaactcttggtttataggcgagggggcgacgaggagaggggaatcgcgccg encodes the following:
- the LOC126765547 gene encoding putative nuclease HARBI1; this translates as MEWWINLELSNVEKSEAKKDFYQKYGFPGAILCVDGTHIKIVAPTKDKFLYYNRKGYFSINAMIICDNKMKIRYVNAQFPGSNHDSHIWNVSNARYFHEKKYLDGERNSWLLGDAGYALEPWLMTPFRTPPSGSPEEKYNKIHAKARNIVERTIGVFKNRFRCLLGARELHYEPWKAPQIVNVAAVLHNVCIHYRVNDESLENNSEPNIFTESNEILSSTYNDAASQIREAICATLTRV